The Natrinema salifodinae genome includes a window with the following:
- a CDS encoding CPBP family glutamic-type intramembrane protease, protein MASKPGQGDDRWLRNRLALSWVQKSLLIGALVTLVWMRLVPHDIDQRVVVDSVLLIGGPLVLGLTHGNRIGWRIDRVAVRNAVLLALFVTPFYVIGSTLPTIRAFYPIWETSAAPAAFASHACKLFVLALAAETYYRGLLCVGVKEVGFGAVFISPIVYMLHHSAKPPIEFLLSGPTDVLFGAVDYKSDSILPSVVAHGGGLVLLDWLVLHEPLFDPTPILRILEWAPIPL, encoded by the coding sequence GTGGCCTCGAAGCCGGGTCAAGGCGACGACCGCTGGCTCCGGAACCGCCTGGCGCTCTCGTGGGTCCAGAAGTCGCTACTGATCGGCGCCCTCGTGACGCTGGTGTGGATGCGCCTGGTTCCGCACGACATCGACCAGCGGGTCGTCGTCGATAGCGTCCTCCTGATCGGGGGACCGCTCGTGCTCGGCCTCACTCACGGGAATCGCATCGGTTGGCGCATCGATCGCGTCGCGGTCCGCAACGCCGTTCTGCTCGCGCTGTTCGTCACGCCCTTCTACGTCATCGGCTCCACGTTGCCGACGATCCGCGCGTTTTATCCGATCTGGGAGACCTCGGCTGCGCCGGCGGCGTTCGCCTCGCACGCGTGCAAACTGTTCGTGCTCGCGCTGGCCGCCGAGACCTACTACCGCGGGTTGCTCTGTGTCGGCGTCAAGGAGGTCGGCTTCGGCGCGGTGTTCATCAGCCCCATCGTCTACATGCTGCATCACTCCGCGAAACCGCCGATCGAGTTCCTGCTGTCGGGGCCGACGGACGTCCTGTTCGGCGCCGTCGACTACAAGTCCGACTCCATCCTCCCGTCGGTGGTCGCCCACGGTGGCGGGCTCGTTCTGCTCGACTGGCTGGTCCTGCACGAGCCGCTGTTCGACCCGACCCCGATATTGCGGATCCTCGAGTGGGCGCCGATTCCGCTGTAG
- a CDS encoding DUF302 domain-containing protein — MSLPIDPTKIDPEDYGEHRAVLEMDHEEAVEHTREVFTDAGFGVPAEFSPSELLNEKVDADRDPYYVLGACNPEMADRVLDVTEQMGALFPCNVVIWEEEPGRQVVYHVSIMKIARLLGIAPDDENWQAIVDETSQMVDEAYANL, encoded by the coding sequence ATGAGCCTGCCGATCGACCCGACGAAGATCGACCCGGAGGACTACGGCGAGCACCGCGCAGTTCTCGAGATGGACCACGAGGAAGCCGTCGAACACACCCGCGAGGTGTTCACCGACGCCGGATTCGGCGTCCCGGCGGAGTTCTCGCCGTCGGAACTGCTAAACGAGAAGGTCGACGCCGACCGCGACCCGTACTACGTTCTCGGCGCCTGTAACCCCGAAATGGCCGATCGCGTCCTCGACGTGACCGAGCAGATGGGTGCGCTGTTCCCGTGTAATGTCGTCATCTGGGAGGAGGAGCCCGGTCGCCAGGTCGTCTACCACGTCTCGATCATGAAGATCGCGCGCCTGCTCGGCATCGCGCCCGACGACGAGAACTGGCAGGCGATCGTCGACGAGACGAGCCAGATGGTCGACGAGGCCTACGCGAACCTCTGA
- a CDS encoding AI-2E family transporter: MDARTSVFALLACVLGGLAALMVLPFAEYVLLACVLAVVLRPAHERLAARVGPRLAALALTVVAVVAGIVPLVLVSLVVLRTAVSTVDSLDPDRIADAWRDLARTELGLADESVAAVESALRAELAGSVSTAADLTLNRAVGLVTTGADVAVGLFLAVFLLYYLLVDGADFVAWLREIAPLDPRVLDALFAEVHAVTWAVVRSHVLVAVVQGILGGIGLALLGVPYATTLAVVLVCASFLPTIGVWLVWGPVTVAQTVAIGPVRGALLAGYGVAVLAVVDAYLRAILVDKGSGLHPAIGLVGVVGGVSLFGIVGLFVGPVVLATLVAAVTVVQRIDWDQVPDRDRNVAVQSASAESSGHDGPPIEREQSLADAKTER, translated from the coding sequence ATGGACGCACGAACGTCGGTGTTCGCCCTCCTGGCCTGCGTCCTCGGTGGGCTTGCCGCCCTCATGGTCCTCCCGTTTGCCGAGTATGTGCTGCTCGCATGCGTGCTCGCGGTCGTCCTCCGTCCCGCCCACGAGCGCCTGGCGGCCCGCGTCGGACCGCGGCTCGCCGCGCTCGCGCTCACCGTGGTCGCCGTCGTCGCCGGCATCGTCCCGCTGGTACTCGTCTCGCTGGTCGTGCTCCGGACCGCCGTCTCGACGGTCGATTCGCTCGACCCCGATCGGATCGCCGACGCCTGGCGCGACCTGGCACGAACCGAACTCGGCCTGGCCGACGAGTCGGTCGCCGCGGTCGAGTCGGCCCTGCGCGCGGAACTCGCCGGCTCGGTCTCGACGGCCGCGGATCTGACGCTGAATCGGGCCGTCGGCCTCGTCACGACGGGGGCCGACGTCGCGGTCGGGCTGTTCCTCGCCGTCTTCCTGCTGTACTACCTGCTCGTCGACGGCGCGGACTTCGTCGCCTGGCTTCGCGAGATCGCACCGCTCGATCCGCGGGTCCTCGACGCCCTGTTCGCGGAGGTCCACGCCGTCACCTGGGCCGTCGTCCGGAGTCACGTGCTCGTCGCGGTCGTACAAGGGATCCTCGGCGGCATCGGACTCGCCCTACTCGGCGTTCCGTACGCGACCACGTTAGCTGTGGTTCTCGTGTGCGCGTCGTTCCTGCCGACGATCGGCGTGTGGCTCGTCTGGGGGCCGGTAACGGTCGCACAGACGGTCGCGATCGGGCCCGTCCGCGGCGCGCTCCTGGCGGGTTACGGCGTCGCCGTCCTCGCGGTCGTCGACGCGTACCTGCGAGCGATTCTGGTCGATAAGGGATCCGGCCTCCATCCGGCGATCGGCCTGGTCGGTGTCGTGGGCGGCGTCTCCCTGTTCGGGATCGTCGGGTTGTTCGTCGGCCCCGTCGTGCTCGCGACGCTCGTGGCCGCTGTGACGGTCGTCCAGCGGATCGACTGGGATCAGGTGCCGGACCGAGATCGGAACGTCGCGGTGCAGTCGGCGTCCGCGGAGTCGAGCGGCCACGACGGACCGCCGATCGAGCGAGAGCAGTCGCTCGCGGACGCGAAAACGGAGCGATAA
- the arcD gene encoding arginine/ornithine antiporter ArcD yields the protein MSLDFTPMTIDDIEPERRPSFALALVPVFAVVIFLGIGSAVLGLDPHVPLLWSIVFTGAFGRYLGYRWNDLYEGLENSLLMGLQALLIIFTIYGLIATWVGAGTIPAMMYYGLKLLNPTVFLPVAAVLAAIVAFSIGSSWTTVGTLGVAFVGIGQGLGVDPAMTVGAVISGAYAGDKQSPLSDTTNLAAGVTNTDLYAHIRRMRTGTAIAFGLAVAGFAALGLRTSGEIPVDRVAEIQTALAGTYDLSVLVFLPLAVTFGLALYGYPALPSLVAGVFAGAITTILVQGTGFVPAWEVFMYGTEPETGTELVNELLATGGLTGSAWTITIVVAALTLGGLLERTGVLAVLAHNLSQGVTSSGTLIAGTGISAIAINALTAQQYMSIVMPGMTLRNLYEEFGLDSDELSRAVEAAGTPTGALIPWHAGGVFMASATGVDTLAYAPFYLFGILSPLVLFAMAMSGRGVPTTDRTERPQHAD from the coding sequence ATGTCACTCGACTTCACCCCGATGACGATCGACGACATCGAGCCGGAGCGGCGCCCGTCGTTCGCGCTCGCGCTCGTTCCGGTCTTCGCGGTCGTCATCTTCCTCGGCATCGGATCGGCCGTTCTCGGCCTCGATCCGCACGTTCCGCTGCTGTGGAGTATCGTCTTTACCGGCGCCTTCGGCCGCTACCTTGGCTACCGGTGGAACGATCTCTACGAGGGGCTCGAAAACAGCCTCCTGATGGGACTGCAGGCGCTGTTGATCATCTTCACGATCTACGGGCTGATCGCGACCTGGGTCGGCGCCGGCACGATCCCGGCGATGATGTACTACGGGCTCAAACTGCTGAACCCGACGGTCTTCCTGCCCGTCGCGGCCGTGCTGGCGGCGATCGTGGCGTTCTCGATCGGCTCCTCGTGGACGACGGTCGGGACGCTTGGCGTCGCCTTCGTCGGAATCGGCCAGGGACTCGGCGTCGACCCGGCGATGACCGTCGGTGCGGTGATCTCGGGCGCCTACGCCGGCGACAAGCAGTCGCCGCTGTCGGACACGACAAATCTCGCGGCCGGCGTGACTAACACCGACCTCTACGCTCACATCCGCCGGATGCGAACGGGAACGGCCATCGCGTTCGGGCTCGCGGTCGCCGGCTTCGCCGCGCTCGGCCTCCGGACCAGCGGTGAGATCCCGGTCGACCGCGTCGCCGAGATCCAGACCGCGCTTGCGGGCACGTACGACCTCTCGGTGCTCGTCTTCCTGCCGCTCGCGGTCACCTTCGGCCTGGCGCTCTACGGCTACCCCGCGCTCCCCTCCCTCGTGGCCGGCGTCTTCGCCGGGGCTATCACGACGATCCTGGTCCAGGGGACCGGCTTCGTCCCCGCCTGGGAAGTCTTCATGTACGGCACCGAACCCGAGACCGGTACCGAACTCGTCAACGAACTCCTCGCGACCGGCGGGCTGACCGGCTCCGCCTGGACGATCACGATCGTCGTCGCGGCGCTCACCCTCGGCGGCTTACTCGAACGGACCGGCGTGCTGGCGGTACTGGCCCACAACCTTTCGCAGGGCGTCACCAGTTCCGGGACCCTGATCGCCGGGACGGGGATCTCCGCCATCGCGATCAACGCGCTCACCGCCCAGCAGTACATGAGCATCGTCATGCCCGGCATGACGCTTCGGAACCTCTACGAGGAGTTCGGCCTCGACAGCGACGAACTCTCGCGGGCCGTCGAGGCGGCCGGCACGCCGACCGGCGCGCTCATCCCGTGGCACGCCGGCGGCGTCTTCATGGCCTCGGCGACCGGTGTCGACACCCTTGCGTACGCACCGTTCTACCTGTTTGGCATCCTCTCGCCGCTCGTGCTGTTCGCGATGGCGATGTCCGGTCGCGGCGTGCCGACGACCGACCGGACCGAGCGGCCACAGCACGCCGACTGA
- the nreA gene encoding DNA repair protein NreA, which produces MRLDDYIEELEPDEEAERRRLAKEKSYAITDHLEEFERRFDDALSGDTLVGSTSPSIFVGRSNYPDIPVGLLSPVGDEDAAEEYVTDGDWYRQGYGIDDVLQRRTGLLNSNKRANVDSPSIASRLTPNVHDAWNGFVGVQREVAIADRPVDLEIGLDDTPDLGLDAGTDVATPRGPQANARDAELRENPYVPKPVKKTLEDDDWQAEGAMTYLYRRGFDVYDINSILSAGALGQTEQRRLVPTRWSITAVDDTVGKYLRGRIRNAPSIDEVQVWANEYVGNRYWVVLAPGNWEFELVEMKAPGSIWNPNPNDDIWLQSASEGYDGRSSYVEETAGAYYAARLGALEYLESIGRQAKCLVLREVSDDYWAPVGVWQVRESVRNAFEGEYGEAETFHGAVAEVASQLPVSYARLRRKSELAAGLQSNLNAFSSTS; this is translated from the coding sequence ATGCGCCTCGACGACTACATCGAGGAACTCGAGCCCGACGAGGAGGCCGAGCGCCGCCGCCTGGCCAAGGAGAAGTCCTACGCGATCACGGACCATCTAGAGGAGTTCGAGCGGCGGTTCGACGACGCGCTGAGCGGCGACACGCTCGTCGGCTCGACCTCCCCCTCGATCTTCGTCGGGCGGTCGAACTACCCCGACATTCCGGTCGGGCTGCTCTCCCCGGTCGGCGACGAGGACGCCGCCGAGGAGTACGTCACCGACGGCGACTGGTACCGGCAGGGCTACGGTATCGACGACGTGCTCCAGCGCCGGACCGGGCTCCTGAACTCGAACAAGCGCGCGAACGTCGACTCCCCGTCGATCGCGAGCCGGCTGACGCCCAACGTCCACGACGCCTGGAACGGCTTCGTCGGCGTGCAACGCGAGGTCGCCATCGCCGACCGGCCCGTCGACCTCGAGATCGGGCTGGACGATACCCCGGACCTCGGCTTAGACGCGGGGACGGACGTCGCGACCCCGCGCGGGCCCCAGGCCAACGCCCGGGACGCGGAGCTCCGGGAGAACCCCTACGTCCCGAAGCCCGTGAAGAAGACTCTCGAAGACGACGACTGGCAGGCCGAGGGGGCGATGACCTACCTCTACCGGCGCGGCTTCGACGTCTACGACATCAACTCGATCCTCTCGGCCGGCGCGCTCGGCCAGACCGAACAGCGCCGCCTGGTCCCGACGCGGTGGTCGATCACGGCCGTCGACGACACCGTCGGCAAGTACCTCCGCGGGCGCATCCGGAACGCGCCCAGCATCGACGAGGTACAGGTCTGGGCCAACGAGTACGTCGGCAACCGCTACTGGGTCGTCCTCGCGCCCGGCAACTGGGAGTTCGAACTCGTCGAGATGAAGGCCCCGGGCAGCATCTGGAATCCGAATCCGAACGACGATATCTGGCTCCAGAGCGCCAGCGAGGGATACGACGGCCGCTCGAGCTACGTCGAGGAGACCGCGGGCGCCTACTACGCCGCCAGGCTGGGCGCGCTCGAATACCTCGAGTCGATCGGCCGCCAGGCGAAGTGTCTCGTCCTCCGGGAGGTCTCGGACGACTACTGGGCGCCGGTCGGCGTCTGGCAGGTCCGCGAGAGCGTCCGCAACGCCTTCGAGGGAGAGTATGGCGAGGCCGAGACGTTCCACGGGGCGGTCGCGGAGGTCGCGTCCCAACTGCCGGTCTCCTACGCGCGATTGCGGCGCAAGTCCGAACTCGCGGCCGGGTTGCAGTCGAACCTGAACGCGTTCTCCAGCACGAGTTGA
- a CDS encoding HVO_2753 family zinc finger protein, translating to MSTTDDRETRSCVSCGLNIAGTNAAAFKCPECGQQIYRCAKCRKQSNLYECPDCGFTGP from the coding sequence ATGAGTACGACCGACGACCGCGAGACGCGCTCGTGCGTCTCCTGCGGGCTCAACATCGCTGGCACGAACGCCGCGGCGTTCAAGTGTCCGGAGTGCGGCCAGCAGATCTACCGCTGTGCCAAGTGCCGCAAGCAGAGCAACCTCTACGAGTGCCCCGACTGCGGGTTCACCGGTCCGTAA
- a CDS encoding elongation factor 1-beta, which yields MGKVAAKIKVMPNSPEIDLDALQERLESSLPEGAKINGVEREEVAFGLTALYPTVIVPDGAGGTETVEENFTEVDGVESVGVENVGRI from the coding sequence ATGGGAAAAGTCGCTGCCAAAATCAAGGTCATGCCGAACAGCCCCGAGATCGACCTCGACGCGCTTCAGGAGCGCCTCGAAAGCTCCCTCCCCGAGGGCGCGAAGATCAACGGCGTCGAACGTGAGGAGGTCGCGTTCGGCCTCACCGCCCTCTACCCGACCGTGATCGTCCCGGACGGCGCGGGCGGCACGGAAACCGTCGAGGAGAACTTCACCGAGGTCGACGGCGTCGAGAGCGTCGGCGTCGAAAACGTCGGCCGTATCTGA
- a CDS encoding MBL fold metallo-hydrolase yields the protein MTTDSDDPGVYALPLSVEYGGRELTVTPTAVETDRGLVLIDAGPPGAVGQLRAHLDPLGFDLEDIWLVVLTHHDGDHVGGLADLLERVDAVVATHRAEAPYVSGEHDPIKGDGDDRYPPVDVDLELTDGVRIPTLAGPMRVVATPGHTPGHISLYLPDGNLLIAGDALVADGDEPLSGPKPRFTPDMERAIESVGSLAALDVDHTLCFHGGYVDRGTDRIREIHDELRE from the coding sequence ATGACGACCGACAGCGACGATCCGGGCGTATACGCACTGCCGCTTTCCGTCGAGTACGGCGGCCGCGAGCTCACGGTCACACCCACGGCCGTCGAGACCGACCGCGGCCTGGTCCTGATCGACGCAGGCCCGCCAGGCGCGGTCGGGCAACTCCGGGCCCACCTCGACCCGCTGGGCTTCGACCTCGAAGACATCTGGCTGGTCGTTCTGACCCACCACGACGGCGACCACGTCGGCGGCCTGGCGGACCTGCTCGAGCGCGTCGATGCGGTTGTCGCGACCCACCGCGCGGAAGCGCCCTACGTGTCGGGCGAGCACGATCCGATCAAGGGCGACGGCGACGACCGCTATCCACCTGTCGATGTCGATCTGGAACTGACCGACGGCGTTCGGATCCCGACGCTGGCGGGCCCGATGCGCGTCGTCGCGACGCCGGGTCATACGCCCGGCCACATCTCCCTGTACCTGCCCGATGGAAACCTGCTGATCGCCGGCGACGCGCTCGTCGCCGACGGCGACGAACCGCTGTCCGGCCCGAAACCGCGCTTCACCCCCGATATGGAGCGGGCGATCGAGTCCGTCGGGAGCCTGGCGGCCCTCGACGTTGACCACACGCTGTGTTTCCACGGCGGGTACGTCGACCGCGGGACCGATCGCATTCGAGAGATCCACGACGAACTGCGCGAGTGA
- a CDS encoding cystathionine gamma-synthase — protein sequence MDDDHDRDRRIETRSIHAGQEPDPETGALMTPIHANSTYEQDAPGDHRGYEYSRTGNPTRTDLEENLASLENAEYGRAFASGMASINTVLNLLEAGDHVVTGNDVYGGTHRIFTQVYEDYDIEFSFVDMTDLDELEAAFRDETELLWLETPTNPLMSIVDIEGAAEIAHDNDALCAIDNTFATPYLQRPLDLGADIVSHSLTKYLGGHSDVVGGALLTNDEELDERFGFYQNSVGATPGPFESFLVLRGTKTLPVRMDRHCENARAIAEWLDDHPDVDRVYYPGLESHPGHEIAAEQMDDFGGMLSFELDASLEEASEVVSNTEVFTLAESLGGVESLIEQPAPMTHAAIPREERLEAGLSDSLIRVSVGIEHVDDLLGDLDQAIDAVLD from the coding sequence ATGGACGACGACCACGATCGCGACCGTCGGATCGAGACCAGGTCGATCCACGCCGGTCAGGAACCGGATCCAGAAACGGGCGCGCTGATGACGCCGATCCACGCCAACTCCACCTACGAGCAAGACGCACCAGGCGACCACCGGGGCTACGAATACTCGCGGACGGGGAACCCGACCCGGACGGACTTAGAGGAGAACCTCGCGAGCCTCGAGAACGCCGAGTACGGCCGCGCGTTCGCCAGCGGGATGGCCTCGATCAACACCGTGCTCAACCTGTTGGAAGCCGGCGACCACGTCGTCACCGGCAACGATGTCTACGGCGGCACCCACCGGATCTTCACGCAGGTCTACGAGGACTACGACATCGAGTTCTCGTTCGTCGACATGACCGACCTCGACGAACTCGAGGCGGCCTTCCGAGACGAGACGGAACTGCTCTGGCTCGAGACGCCGACGAACCCGCTCATGTCGATCGTCGATATCGAGGGTGCGGCTGAGATCGCCCACGACAACGACGCGCTCTGTGCGATCGACAACACCTTCGCGACGCCGTACCTCCAGCGACCCCTCGATCTGGGCGCCGATATCGTCTCTCACTCGCTGACCAAGTACCTCGGCGGCCACTCCGACGTCGTCGGCGGCGCCCTCCTGACGAACGACGAGGAGTTGGACGAGCGCTTTGGCTTCTACCAGAACTCCGTCGGCGCGACGCCTGGCCCCTTCGAGTCGTTCCTCGTGCTCCGGGGCACCAAGACCCTGCCCGTCCGCATGGACCGCCACTGCGAGAACGCCCGCGCCATTGCCGAGTGGCTCGACGACCACCCCGACGTCGACCGGGTCTACTACCCCGGGCTCGAGTCCCACCCGGGCCACGAAATCGCCGCCGAGCAGATGGACGACTTCGGCGGGATGCTGAGCTTCGAACTCGACGCGAGCTTAGAAGAGGCCAGCGAGGTCGTCTCGAACACCGAGGTCTTCACGCTCGCGGAGAGCCTCGGCGGCGTCGAGAGCCTGATCGAACAGCCCGCGCCGATGACCCACGCCGCCATTCCGCGCGAGGAACGGCTCGAAGCCGGCCTCTCGGACAGCCTGATTCGCGTCTCGGTCGGCATCGAGCACGTCGACGACCTGCTCGGCGATCTGGACCAGGCGATCGACGCCGTCCTCGACTGA
- a CDS encoding 50S ribosomal protein L21e gives MPKSNGPRQGTRKKLANDPRERGTSPPQRAIQEYEEGEKVHLKIDPSVADGRFHPRFDGRTGEVVGKQGSAFKVQINDGGKDKTLLVTAAHLRAQNQEKSRI, from the coding sequence ATGCCGAAATCTAATGGCCCTCGTCAGGGAACCCGGAAGAAGCTCGCGAACGACCCCCGAGAACGCGGTACCTCGCCGCCACAGCGTGCGATTCAGGAGTACGAGGAGGGTGAGAAGGTCCACCTGAAGATCGACCCCAGCGTCGCTGACGGTCGCTTCCACCCGCGCTTCGACGGTCGGACCGGCGAAGTCGTCGGCAAACAGGGCAGCGCGTTCAAGGTCCAGATCAACGACGGCGGGAAGGACAAGACGCTGCTCGTGACTGCGGCCCACCTGCGCGCCCAGAATCAGGAGAAGAGCCGAATCTGA
- a CDS encoding RNA polymerase Rpb4 family protein, with product MTIFKEIVDEEFLTVSETKELLADIEAERALEEDRELRYELARAIEHVNRFTVLEPEEAQQLVDDLQEVEKVDEPTAYKIANLLPRDRDELRSVYAQQRYSLSGDELDEILNVVAQYA from the coding sequence ATGACGATCTTCAAAGAGATCGTCGACGAGGAGTTCCTGACGGTCTCGGAGACGAAGGAGCTGCTCGCCGACATCGAAGCCGAACGCGCCCTCGAGGAGGATCGCGAGCTGCGCTACGAACTCGCGCGAGCGATCGAACACGTCAACCGCTTTACCGTCCTCGAGCCCGAGGAGGCCCAGCAACTCGTCGACGACCTGCAGGAGGTAGAGAAGGTCGACGAACCGACGGCCTACAAGATCGCCAACCTCCTGCCGCGCGATCGGGACGAACTCCGCTCGGTCTACGCACAGCAGCGCTACTCGCTGTCGGGGGACGAGCTCGACGAAATCCTCAACGTCGTCGCGCAGTACGCCTGA
- a CDS encoding DUF655 domain-containing protein — protein sequence MSEADSGEPDVRRAVVLDYLAHGLSDDGRPQYAKSPAGYAVGIEDFQLYQVAFDENERLTIGSEVVVEPPAERDIVTEAHRVEYGDLSSGAQSELEYVVQDLVEEHEQRFVDFYNDAQPITLRLHQLNLLPGIGKKLRNSILDERKRKPFESFEELSDRVSGLHDPDEILVERILEELRDDDLKYQTFVGRREGEQDQNQA from the coding sequence ATGAGCGAAGCCGATAGCGGCGAGCCGGACGTTCGGCGCGCGGTCGTGTTGGATTACCTCGCACACGGGCTGTCCGACGACGGCCGACCGCAGTACGCAAAGTCCCCGGCCGGCTACGCCGTGGGGATCGAGGACTTTCAGCTCTATCAAGTCGCCTTCGACGAGAACGAGCGGCTCACGATCGGCAGCGAGGTGGTCGTCGAACCGCCCGCCGAACGGGACATCGTCACCGAGGCCCACCGCGTCGAGTACGGGGACCTCTCCTCGGGCGCGCAGTCAGAGCTCGAGTACGTCGTCCAGGATCTCGTCGAGGAGCACGAACAGCGGTTCGTCGACTTCTACAACGACGCCCAACCGATTACGCTGCGACTCCACCAGCTGAACCTGCTGCCGGGGATCGGGAAGAAACTCCGCAACAGCATCCTCGACGAGCGCAAGCGCAAACCCTTCGAGAGCTTCGAGGAGCTGTCCGATCGCGTCTCCGGGCTCCACGACCCCGATGAGATCCTCGTCGAGCGCATCTTAGAGGAGCTGCGCGACGACGACCTGAAGTACCAGACGTTCGTGGGCCGACGGGAAGGTGAGCAAGACCAGAACCAGGCGTAA
- a CDS encoding 16S ribosomal RNA methyltransferase A translates to MRDPDGLIARAGVRGDPDRDQHFLVDDRVLDRLPTYLEEIDADTSHLLEIGGGTGALTDRLLAVGDEVTVVERDRELARFLREEFADEIDAGDLTVIEGDALEVDLPEFTASVSNLPYGVSSEIAFRLFPEKRPLVLMFQQEFAERMVAEPGTSEYGRLSVSSQHYADVELVESIPKEAFSPPPAVRSAVVRAVPRDPDYEVDDEEFFLRFVKALFTQRRKTIRNAIRNTSHITGLEAPDAVVDAADEDLLRKRADAMAPSEFAALAHLAREVGEPGDD, encoded by the coding sequence ATGAGAGATCCAGACGGACTGATCGCCCGGGCGGGCGTCCGCGGCGATCCGGATCGCGATCAACACTTCCTCGTCGATGACAGGGTGCTAGACCGGCTGCCAACCTATCTCGAGGAGATCGACGCCGATACGAGCCACCTGCTCGAGATCGGCGGCGGAACGGGCGCGCTGACGGACCGACTGCTCGCGGTCGGCGACGAGGTCACGGTCGTCGAGCGCGACCGCGAACTCGCCAGATTCCTGCGCGAGGAGTTCGCCGACGAGATCGACGCCGGCGACCTGACCGTGATCGAGGGCGACGCTCTGGAAGTCGACCTGCCCGAGTTCACCGCGTCAGTGTCGAACCTTCCCTACGGCGTCTCGAGCGAGATCGCCTTCCGGCTGTTTCCGGAAAAGCGGCCGCTCGTGTTGATGTTCCAGCAGGAGTTCGCCGAACGGATGGTCGCCGAGCCCGGGACCAGCGAGTACGGCCGACTCTCGGTCTCGAGCCAGCACTACGCGGACGTCGAACTCGTCGAATCGATCCCGAAGGAGGCCTTCTCGCCGCCGCCGGCGGTCCGGAGCGCGGTGGTTCGGGCGGTCCCGCGCGACCCCGACTACGAGGTCGACGACGAAGAATTCTTCCTGCGGTTCGTCAAGGCGCTGTTCACCCAGCGTCGGAAGACGATCCGCAACGCGATCCGGAACACGTCCCACATCACCGGGCTCGAAGCGCCCGACGCGGTCGTCGACGCGGCCGACGAAGACCTTCTGCGAAAGCGCGCCGACGCGATGGCTCCCTCCGAGTTCGCCGCACTGGCCCACCTCGCGCGCGAAGTCGGCGAGCCAGGCGACGACTGA